From the genome of Scyliorhinus canicula chromosome 29, sScyCan1.1, whole genome shotgun sequence, one region includes:
- the LOC119958300 gene encoding guanine nucleotide-binding protein G(I)/G(S)/G(T) subunit beta-2-like, giving the protein MSELEQLRQEAEQLRSQIRDARKACGDSTLTQITAALDPVGRIQMRTRRTLRGHLAKIYAMHWGTDSRLLVSASQDGKLIIWDSYTTNKVGGPAETFLAGLGQDVCPVPRRGATSRRSF; this is encoded by the exons ATGAGTGAACTGGAACAGTTACGCCAAGAGGCCGAGCAACTACGGAGCCAAATAAGG GACGCGAGGAAAGCATGTGGGGACTCCACGCTGACTCAG ATCACAGCCGCCCTCGATCCAGTCGGAAGGATCCAGATGCGTACGAGGCGCACGCTAAGGGGCCACCTGGCCAAAATCTACGCCATGCACTGGGGGACCGACTCGAG GCTGTTAGTCAGTGCGTCGCAGGATGGAAAGCTAATTATCTGGGACAGCTACACCACAAATAAGGTAGGTGGTCCCGCAGAAACCTTCCTCGCTGGTTTGGGTCAAGATGTCTGTCCTGTTCCCCGCCGCGGAGCGACATCTCGCCGCTCCTTTTAA